Proteins found in one Anopheles aquasalis chromosome 3, idAnoAquaMG_Q_19, whole genome shotgun sequence genomic segment:
- the LOC126575839 gene encoding LIM domain-binding protein 2 isoform X3 has product MIGLSRRGVNAGPSLSLPSTLEDSTSNWKGTSASTADPSQGGPGGPGAPGGPVSASAGPNGPGGSGAQGGGVNNFGAPGGPNNFVGPVFPASGQGSPAGGSTGNSYPNVPPGTGSNTPQYTASPAPSGSSTPGPGPPQSVGSSFPPPNSSGPYNGPVGGGVPVAVGPFSSPSSNGPQFGRPSSSGSAFGTGPHFTSPSGPGSFGTPQFSLPPGSPFGHGPNGPNIGGPMGQGHLISGPQATDRMDQSQLNVPRRHAYFGQPDYRIYELNKRLQQRTEVIIIYIIYTLVCTFNHYLFCFVPSFKESDNCWWDSFANEFFEDDATLTLTFCLEDGPKRYTIGRTLIPRYFRSIFEGGVTELYFNLRHSKESFHNTSITLDCDQCTMETIHGKPMYTKVLTEGRLILEFTFDDLMRIKSWHMAVRTHRELIPRSVIALHSPQPDPAMLEQLSKNITRQGITNSTLNYLRLCVILEPMQELMSRHKAYALSPRDCLKTTLFQKWQRMVAPPDAQRPTNKRRKRKGSSSGAGAGNAGPQMPNKKRSPGPNFSLASQVDVMVVGEPSLMGGEFGDEDERLITRLENTQYDAANSLDHDGHNTFGGHNESSMTGGANSWQVDRGGGPSNNSGSTSQDAEKKSPSVSQ; this is encoded by the exons ATGATAG GATTAAGTCGACGTGGTGTTAATGCAGGACCTTCTTTGAGCTTGCCATCTACTCTGGAAGACTCGACAAGCAATTGGAAAGGGACTTCTGCTAGCACTGCTGATCCTTCCCAAGGAGGTCCTGGTGGGCCAGGTGCTCCGGGAGGCCCTGTTTCTGCGTCGGCTGGTCCTAACGGCCCTGGAGGGTCAGGAGCacagggtggtggtgtaaaTAATTTTGGTGCACCTGGTGGTCCCAACAACTTCGTTGGTCCAGTCTTTCCTGCTTCTGGCCAAGGATCCCCTGCCGGAGGATCGACTGGCAACAGCTATCCAAATGTTCCACCTGGGACTGGTTCCAACACTCCTCAATATACAGCTTCACCAGCTCCATCTGGATCATCAACGCCTGGACCTGGCCCTCCTCAAAGTGTAGGTTCAAGTTTTCCTCCTCCTAATTCCAGTGGACCATACAATGgacctgttggtggtggagtacCTGTAGCTGTCGGACCGTTCAGTTCACCGTCCTCGAATGGTCCACAATTTGGAAGACCCAGTAGTTCGGGATCAGCATTTGGTACCGGTCCCCACTTTACATCCCCCAGTGGGCCTGGATCTTTCGGAACTCCGCAATTTAGTCTACCACCTGGATCACCATTTGGACATGGGCCAAATGGACCTAATATAGGAGGTCCAATGGGACAAGGACATTTAATAAGCGGACCTCaagccaccgatcgcatggACCAAAG tcaATTGAATGTACCCAGGAGGCATGCCTATTTCGGACAACCAGACTATAGAATATATGAGTTAAACAAACGGTTGCAACAAAGAACTGAAgtaattattatttatattatttatacGCTAGTATGTACTTTCAAtcattatttgttttgtttcgttccatCGTTTAAGGAAAGTGATAATTGTTGGTGGGACTCTTTTGCAAACGAGTTTTTCGAAGATGATGCAACGTTAACGTTAACCTTTTGTTTGGAAGACGGACCAAAAAGATATA CAATAGGACGCACTCTGATTCCACGATATTTTCGAAGTATTTTTGAGGGTGGCGTAACAGAGTTGTACTTCAATTTACGACACTCAAAAGAGTCCTTCCACAACACTTCTATCACATTGGACTGCGATCAATGCACCATGGAAACAATTCATGGTAAACCAATGTACACTAAG GTGCTTACAGAAGGACGGCTTATATTGGAATTCACATTCGACGACTTAATGAGAATTAAATCATGGCACATGGCCGTCCGGACGCACCGCGAACTCATTCCACGTTCAGTCATCGCATTACACAGTCCCCAGCCAGATCCAGCAATGCTGGAGCAACTGTCAAAGAACATAACGAGACAAGGCATAACTAATTCAACCCTAAATTATCTGCGC TTGTGCGTCATATTGGAACCTATGCAGGAATTAATGTCAAGGCATAAAGCTTATGCTTTGAGCCCTAGAGATTGCCTGAAAACGACATTGTTCCAAAAGTGGCAGCGGATGGTCGCACCGCCTG ATGCCCAAAGACCGACAAATAAACGACGGAAACGTAAAGGATCTAGTTCGGGTGCAGGAGCAGGTAATGCAGGACCACAAATGCCGAACAAAAAACGATCTCCTGGTCCAAACTTTTCGCTGGCGTCTCAGGTA GATGTAATGGTTGTTGGTGAACCATCGCTGATGGGTGGAGAGTTTGGAGATGAAGACGAGCGACTTATTACACGTTTGGAAAATACGCAGTACGACGCAGCCAACTCACTGGACCACGATGGTCACAATACTTTTGGAGGTCATAACGAAAGCTCTATGACTGGTGGAGCGAACTCATGGCAAGTTGATCGCGGGGGTGGTCCTTCTAATAACTCTGGTTCAACTAGTCAggatgcagaaaaaaaaagtccttcCGTTTCACAATGA
- the LOC126575839 gene encoding LIM domain-binding protein 2 isoform X1 encodes MIGLSRRGVNAGPSLSLPSTLEDSTSNWKGTSASTADPSQGGPGGPGAPGGPVSASAGPNGPGGSGAQGGGVNNFGAPGGPNNFVGPVFPASGQGSPAGGSTGNSYPNVPPGTGSNTPQYTASPAPSGSSTPGPGPPQSVGSSFPPPNSSGPYNGPVGGGVPVAVGPFSSPSSNGPQFGRPSSSGSAFGTGPHFTSPSGPGSFGTPQFSLPPGSPFGHGPNGPNIGGPMGQGHLISGPQATDRMDQSQLNVPRRHAYFGQPDYRIYELNKRLQQRTEVIIIYIIYTLVCTFNHYLFCFVPSFKESDNCWWDSFANEFFEDDATLTLTFCLEDGPKRYTIGRTLIPRYFRSIFEGGVTELYFNLRHSKESFHNTSITLDCDQCTMETIHGKPMYTKVLTEGRLILEFTFDDLMRIKSWHMAVRTHRELIPRSVIALHSPQPDPAMLEQLSKNITRQGITNSTLNYLRLCVILEPMQELMSRHKAYALSPRDCLKTTLFQKWQRMVAPPGKKGDAQRPTNKRRKRKGSSSGAGAGNAGPQMPNKKRSPGPNFSLASQVDVMVVGEPSLMGGEFGDEDERLITRLENTQYDAANSLDHDGHNTFGGHNESSMTGGANSWQVDRGGGPSNNSGSTSQDAEKKSPSVSQ; translated from the exons ATGATAG GATTAAGTCGACGTGGTGTTAATGCAGGACCTTCTTTGAGCTTGCCATCTACTCTGGAAGACTCGACAAGCAATTGGAAAGGGACTTCTGCTAGCACTGCTGATCCTTCCCAAGGAGGTCCTGGTGGGCCAGGTGCTCCGGGAGGCCCTGTTTCTGCGTCGGCTGGTCCTAACGGCCCTGGAGGGTCAGGAGCacagggtggtggtgtaaaTAATTTTGGTGCACCTGGTGGTCCCAACAACTTCGTTGGTCCAGTCTTTCCTGCTTCTGGCCAAGGATCCCCTGCCGGAGGATCGACTGGCAACAGCTATCCAAATGTTCCACCTGGGACTGGTTCCAACACTCCTCAATATACAGCTTCACCAGCTCCATCTGGATCATCAACGCCTGGACCTGGCCCTCCTCAAAGTGTAGGTTCAAGTTTTCCTCCTCCTAATTCCAGTGGACCATACAATGgacctgttggtggtggagtacCTGTAGCTGTCGGACCGTTCAGTTCACCGTCCTCGAATGGTCCACAATTTGGAAGACCCAGTAGTTCGGGATCAGCATTTGGTACCGGTCCCCACTTTACATCCCCCAGTGGGCCTGGATCTTTCGGAACTCCGCAATTTAGTCTACCACCTGGATCACCATTTGGACATGGGCCAAATGGACCTAATATAGGAGGTCCAATGGGACAAGGACATTTAATAAGCGGACCTCaagccaccgatcgcatggACCAAAG tcaATTGAATGTACCCAGGAGGCATGCCTATTTCGGACAACCAGACTATAGAATATATGAGTTAAACAAACGGTTGCAACAAAGAACTGAAgtaattattatttatattatttatacGCTAGTATGTACTTTCAAtcattatttgttttgtttcgttccatCGTTTAAGGAAAGTGATAATTGTTGGTGGGACTCTTTTGCAAACGAGTTTTTCGAAGATGATGCAACGTTAACGTTAACCTTTTGTTTGGAAGACGGACCAAAAAGATATA CAATAGGACGCACTCTGATTCCACGATATTTTCGAAGTATTTTTGAGGGTGGCGTAACAGAGTTGTACTTCAATTTACGACACTCAAAAGAGTCCTTCCACAACACTTCTATCACATTGGACTGCGATCAATGCACCATGGAAACAATTCATGGTAAACCAATGTACACTAAG GTGCTTACAGAAGGACGGCTTATATTGGAATTCACATTCGACGACTTAATGAGAATTAAATCATGGCACATGGCCGTCCGGACGCACCGCGAACTCATTCCACGTTCAGTCATCGCATTACACAGTCCCCAGCCAGATCCAGCAATGCTGGAGCAACTGTCAAAGAACATAACGAGACAAGGCATAACTAATTCAACCCTAAATTATCTGCGC TTGTGCGTCATATTGGAACCTATGCAGGAATTAATGTCAAGGCATAAAGCTTATGCTTTGAGCCCTAGAGATTGCCTGAAAACGACATTGTTCCAAAAGTGGCAGCGGATGGTCGCACCGCCTGGTAAGAAAGGAG ATGCCCAAAGACCGACAAATAAACGACGGAAACGTAAAGGATCTAGTTCGGGTGCAGGAGCAGGTAATGCAGGACCACAAATGCCGAACAAAAAACGATCTCCTGGTCCAAACTTTTCGCTGGCGTCTCAGGTA GATGTAATGGTTGTTGGTGAACCATCGCTGATGGGTGGAGAGTTTGGAGATGAAGACGAGCGACTTATTACACGTTTGGAAAATACGCAGTACGACGCAGCCAACTCACTGGACCACGATGGTCACAATACTTTTGGAGGTCATAACGAAAGCTCTATGACTGGTGGAGCGAACTCATGGCAAGTTGATCGCGGGGGTGGTCCTTCTAATAACTCTGGTTCAACTAGTCAggatgcagaaaaaaaaagtccttcCGTTTCACAATGA
- the LOC126575839 gene encoding LIM domain-binding protein 2 isoform X7: MIGLSRRGVNAGPSLSLPSTLEDSTSNWKGTSASTADPSQGGPGGPGAPGGPVSASAGPNGPGGSGAQGGGVNNFGAPGGPNNFVGPVFPASGQGSPAGGSTGNSYPNVPPGTGSNTPQYTASPAPSGSSTPGPGPPQSVGSSFPPPNSSGPYNGPVGGGVPVAVGPFSSPSSNGPQFGRPSSSGSAFGTGPHFTSPSGPGSFGTPQFSLPPGSPFGHGPNGPNIGGPMGQGHLISGPQATDRMDQSQLNVPRRHAYFGQPDYRIYELNKRLQQRTEESDNCWWDSFANEFFEDDATLTLTFCLEDGPKRYTIGRTLIPRYFRSIFEGGVTELYFNLRHSKESFHNTSITLDCDQCTMETIHGKPMYTKVLTEGRLILEFTFDDLMRIKSWHMAVRTHRELIPRSVIALHSPQPDPAMLEQLSKNITRQGITNSTLNYLRLCVILEPMQELMSRHKAYALSPRDCLKTTLFQKWQRMVAPPDAQRPTNKRRKRKGSSSGAGAGNAGPQMPNKKRSPGPNFSLASQDVMVVGEPSLMGGEFGDEDERLITRLENTQYDAANSLDHDGHNTFGGHNESSMTGGANSWQVDRGGGPSNNSGSTSQDAEKKSPSVSQ; this comes from the exons ATGATAG GATTAAGTCGACGTGGTGTTAATGCAGGACCTTCTTTGAGCTTGCCATCTACTCTGGAAGACTCGACAAGCAATTGGAAAGGGACTTCTGCTAGCACTGCTGATCCTTCCCAAGGAGGTCCTGGTGGGCCAGGTGCTCCGGGAGGCCCTGTTTCTGCGTCGGCTGGTCCTAACGGCCCTGGAGGGTCAGGAGCacagggtggtggtgtaaaTAATTTTGGTGCACCTGGTGGTCCCAACAACTTCGTTGGTCCAGTCTTTCCTGCTTCTGGCCAAGGATCCCCTGCCGGAGGATCGACTGGCAACAGCTATCCAAATGTTCCACCTGGGACTGGTTCCAACACTCCTCAATATACAGCTTCACCAGCTCCATCTGGATCATCAACGCCTGGACCTGGCCCTCCTCAAAGTGTAGGTTCAAGTTTTCCTCCTCCTAATTCCAGTGGACCATACAATGgacctgttggtggtggagtacCTGTAGCTGTCGGACCGTTCAGTTCACCGTCCTCGAATGGTCCACAATTTGGAAGACCCAGTAGTTCGGGATCAGCATTTGGTACCGGTCCCCACTTTACATCCCCCAGTGGGCCTGGATCTTTCGGAACTCCGCAATTTAGTCTACCACCTGGATCACCATTTGGACATGGGCCAAATGGACCTAATATAGGAGGTCCAATGGGACAAGGACATTTAATAAGCGGACCTCaagccaccgatcgcatggACCAAAG tcaATTGAATGTACCCAGGAGGCATGCCTATTTCGGACAACCAGACTATAGAATATATGAGTTAAACAAACGGTTGCAACAAAGAACTGAA GAAAGTGATAATTGTTGGTGGGACTCTTTTGCAAACGAGTTTTTCGAAGATGATGCAACGTTAACGTTAACCTTTTGTTTGGAAGACGGACCAAAAAGATATA CAATAGGACGCACTCTGATTCCACGATATTTTCGAAGTATTTTTGAGGGTGGCGTAACAGAGTTGTACTTCAATTTACGACACTCAAAAGAGTCCTTCCACAACACTTCTATCACATTGGACTGCGATCAATGCACCATGGAAACAATTCATGGTAAACCAATGTACACTAAG GTGCTTACAGAAGGACGGCTTATATTGGAATTCACATTCGACGACTTAATGAGAATTAAATCATGGCACATGGCCGTCCGGACGCACCGCGAACTCATTCCACGTTCAGTCATCGCATTACACAGTCCCCAGCCAGATCCAGCAATGCTGGAGCAACTGTCAAAGAACATAACGAGACAAGGCATAACTAATTCAACCCTAAATTATCTGCGC TTGTGCGTCATATTGGAACCTATGCAGGAATTAATGTCAAGGCATAAAGCTTATGCTTTGAGCCCTAGAGATTGCCTGAAAACGACATTGTTCCAAAAGTGGCAGCGGATGGTCGCACCGCCTG ATGCCCAAAGACCGACAAATAAACGACGGAAACGTAAAGGATCTAGTTCGGGTGCAGGAGCAGGTAATGCAGGACCACAAATGCCGAACAAAAAACGATCTCCTGGTCCAAACTTTTCGCTGGCGTCTCAG GATGTAATGGTTGTTGGTGAACCATCGCTGATGGGTGGAGAGTTTGGAGATGAAGACGAGCGACTTATTACACGTTTGGAAAATACGCAGTACGACGCAGCCAACTCACTGGACCACGATGGTCACAATACTTTTGGAGGTCATAACGAAAGCTCTATGACTGGTGGAGCGAACTCATGGCAAGTTGATCGCGGGGGTGGTCCTTCTAATAACTCTGGTTCAACTAGTCAggatgcagaaaaaaaaagtccttcCGTTTCACAATGA
- the LOC126575839 gene encoding LIM domain-binding protein 2 isoform X5, whose translation MIGLSRRGVNAGPSLSLPSTLEDSTSNWKGTSASTADPSQGGPGGPGAPGGPVSASAGPNGPGGSGAQGGGVNNFGAPGGPNNFVGPVFPASGQGSPAGGSTGNSYPNVPPGTGSNTPQYTASPAPSGSSTPGPGPPQSVGSSFPPPNSSGPYNGPVGGGVPVAVGPFSSPSSNGPQFGRPSSSGSAFGTGPHFTSPSGPGSFGTPQFSLPPGSPFGHGPNGPNIGGPMGQGHLISGPQATDRMDQSQLNVPRRHAYFGQPDYRIYELNKRLQQRTEESDNCWWDSFANEFFEDDATLTLTFCLEDGPKRYTIGRTLIPRYFRSIFEGGVTELYFNLRHSKESFHNTSITLDCDQCTMETIHGKPMYTKVLTEGRLILEFTFDDLMRIKSWHMAVRTHRELIPRSVIALHSPQPDPAMLEQLSKNITRQGITNSTLNYLRLCVILEPMQELMSRHKAYALSPRDCLKTTLFQKWQRMVAPPGKKGDAQRPTNKRRKRKGSSSGAGAGNAGPQMPNKKRSPGPNFSLASQVDVMVVGEPSLMGGEFGDEDERLITRLENTQYDAANSLDHDGHNTFGGHNESSMTGGANSWQVDRGGGPSNNSGSTSQDAEKKSPSVSQ comes from the exons ATGATAG GATTAAGTCGACGTGGTGTTAATGCAGGACCTTCTTTGAGCTTGCCATCTACTCTGGAAGACTCGACAAGCAATTGGAAAGGGACTTCTGCTAGCACTGCTGATCCTTCCCAAGGAGGTCCTGGTGGGCCAGGTGCTCCGGGAGGCCCTGTTTCTGCGTCGGCTGGTCCTAACGGCCCTGGAGGGTCAGGAGCacagggtggtggtgtaaaTAATTTTGGTGCACCTGGTGGTCCCAACAACTTCGTTGGTCCAGTCTTTCCTGCTTCTGGCCAAGGATCCCCTGCCGGAGGATCGACTGGCAACAGCTATCCAAATGTTCCACCTGGGACTGGTTCCAACACTCCTCAATATACAGCTTCACCAGCTCCATCTGGATCATCAACGCCTGGACCTGGCCCTCCTCAAAGTGTAGGTTCAAGTTTTCCTCCTCCTAATTCCAGTGGACCATACAATGgacctgttggtggtggagtacCTGTAGCTGTCGGACCGTTCAGTTCACCGTCCTCGAATGGTCCACAATTTGGAAGACCCAGTAGTTCGGGATCAGCATTTGGTACCGGTCCCCACTTTACATCCCCCAGTGGGCCTGGATCTTTCGGAACTCCGCAATTTAGTCTACCACCTGGATCACCATTTGGACATGGGCCAAATGGACCTAATATAGGAGGTCCAATGGGACAAGGACATTTAATAAGCGGACCTCaagccaccgatcgcatggACCAAAG tcaATTGAATGTACCCAGGAGGCATGCCTATTTCGGACAACCAGACTATAGAATATATGAGTTAAACAAACGGTTGCAACAAAGAACTGAA GAAAGTGATAATTGTTGGTGGGACTCTTTTGCAAACGAGTTTTTCGAAGATGATGCAACGTTAACGTTAACCTTTTGTTTGGAAGACGGACCAAAAAGATATA CAATAGGACGCACTCTGATTCCACGATATTTTCGAAGTATTTTTGAGGGTGGCGTAACAGAGTTGTACTTCAATTTACGACACTCAAAAGAGTCCTTCCACAACACTTCTATCACATTGGACTGCGATCAATGCACCATGGAAACAATTCATGGTAAACCAATGTACACTAAG GTGCTTACAGAAGGACGGCTTATATTGGAATTCACATTCGACGACTTAATGAGAATTAAATCATGGCACATGGCCGTCCGGACGCACCGCGAACTCATTCCACGTTCAGTCATCGCATTACACAGTCCCCAGCCAGATCCAGCAATGCTGGAGCAACTGTCAAAGAACATAACGAGACAAGGCATAACTAATTCAACCCTAAATTATCTGCGC TTGTGCGTCATATTGGAACCTATGCAGGAATTAATGTCAAGGCATAAAGCTTATGCTTTGAGCCCTAGAGATTGCCTGAAAACGACATTGTTCCAAAAGTGGCAGCGGATGGTCGCACCGCCTGGTAAGAAAGGAG ATGCCCAAAGACCGACAAATAAACGACGGAAACGTAAAGGATCTAGTTCGGGTGCAGGAGCAGGTAATGCAGGACCACAAATGCCGAACAAAAAACGATCTCCTGGTCCAAACTTTTCGCTGGCGTCTCAGGTA GATGTAATGGTTGTTGGTGAACCATCGCTGATGGGTGGAGAGTTTGGAGATGAAGACGAGCGACTTATTACACGTTTGGAAAATACGCAGTACGACGCAGCCAACTCACTGGACCACGATGGTCACAATACTTTTGGAGGTCATAACGAAAGCTCTATGACTGGTGGAGCGAACTCATGGCAAGTTGATCGCGGGGGTGGTCCTTCTAATAACTCTGGTTCAACTAGTCAggatgcagaaaaaaaaagtccttcCGTTTCACAATGA
- the LOC126575839 gene encoding LIM domain-binding protein 2 isoform X6 has product MIGLSRRGVNAGPSLSLPSTLEDSTSNWKGTSASTADPSQGGPGGPGAPGGPVSASAGPNGPGGSGAQGGGVNNFGAPGGPNNFVGPVFPASGQGSPAGGSTGNSYPNVPPGTGSNTPQYTASPAPSGSSTPGPGPPQSVGSSFPPPNSSGPYNGPVGGGVPVAVGPFSSPSSNGPQFGRPSSSGSAFGTGPHFTSPSGPGSFGTPQFSLPPGSPFGHGPNGPNIGGPMGQGHLISGPQATDRMDQSQLNVPRRHAYFGQPDYRIYELNKRLQQRTEESDNCWWDSFANEFFEDDATLTLTFCLEDGPKRYTIGRTLIPRYFRSIFEGGVTELYFNLRHSKESFHNTSITLDCDQCTMETIHGKPMYTKVLTEGRLILEFTFDDLMRIKSWHMAVRTHRELIPRSVIALHSPQPDPAMLEQLSKNITRQGITNSTLNYLRLCVILEPMQELMSRHKAYALSPRDCLKTTLFQKWQRMVAPPGKKGDAQRPTNKRRKRKGSSSGAGAGNAGPQMPNKKRSPGPNFSLASQDVMVVGEPSLMGGEFGDEDERLITRLENTQYDAANSLDHDGHNTFGGHNESSMTGGANSWQVDRGGGPSNNSGSTSQDAEKKSPSVSQ; this is encoded by the exons ATGATAG GATTAAGTCGACGTGGTGTTAATGCAGGACCTTCTTTGAGCTTGCCATCTACTCTGGAAGACTCGACAAGCAATTGGAAAGGGACTTCTGCTAGCACTGCTGATCCTTCCCAAGGAGGTCCTGGTGGGCCAGGTGCTCCGGGAGGCCCTGTTTCTGCGTCGGCTGGTCCTAACGGCCCTGGAGGGTCAGGAGCacagggtggtggtgtaaaTAATTTTGGTGCACCTGGTGGTCCCAACAACTTCGTTGGTCCAGTCTTTCCTGCTTCTGGCCAAGGATCCCCTGCCGGAGGATCGACTGGCAACAGCTATCCAAATGTTCCACCTGGGACTGGTTCCAACACTCCTCAATATACAGCTTCACCAGCTCCATCTGGATCATCAACGCCTGGACCTGGCCCTCCTCAAAGTGTAGGTTCAAGTTTTCCTCCTCCTAATTCCAGTGGACCATACAATGgacctgttggtggtggagtacCTGTAGCTGTCGGACCGTTCAGTTCACCGTCCTCGAATGGTCCACAATTTGGAAGACCCAGTAGTTCGGGATCAGCATTTGGTACCGGTCCCCACTTTACATCCCCCAGTGGGCCTGGATCTTTCGGAACTCCGCAATTTAGTCTACCACCTGGATCACCATTTGGACATGGGCCAAATGGACCTAATATAGGAGGTCCAATGGGACAAGGACATTTAATAAGCGGACCTCaagccaccgatcgcatggACCAAAG tcaATTGAATGTACCCAGGAGGCATGCCTATTTCGGACAACCAGACTATAGAATATATGAGTTAAACAAACGGTTGCAACAAAGAACTGAA GAAAGTGATAATTGTTGGTGGGACTCTTTTGCAAACGAGTTTTTCGAAGATGATGCAACGTTAACGTTAACCTTTTGTTTGGAAGACGGACCAAAAAGATATA CAATAGGACGCACTCTGATTCCACGATATTTTCGAAGTATTTTTGAGGGTGGCGTAACAGAGTTGTACTTCAATTTACGACACTCAAAAGAGTCCTTCCACAACACTTCTATCACATTGGACTGCGATCAATGCACCATGGAAACAATTCATGGTAAACCAATGTACACTAAG GTGCTTACAGAAGGACGGCTTATATTGGAATTCACATTCGACGACTTAATGAGAATTAAATCATGGCACATGGCCGTCCGGACGCACCGCGAACTCATTCCACGTTCAGTCATCGCATTACACAGTCCCCAGCCAGATCCAGCAATGCTGGAGCAACTGTCAAAGAACATAACGAGACAAGGCATAACTAATTCAACCCTAAATTATCTGCGC TTGTGCGTCATATTGGAACCTATGCAGGAATTAATGTCAAGGCATAAAGCTTATGCTTTGAGCCCTAGAGATTGCCTGAAAACGACATTGTTCCAAAAGTGGCAGCGGATGGTCGCACCGCCTGGTAAGAAAGGAG ATGCCCAAAGACCGACAAATAAACGACGGAAACGTAAAGGATCTAGTTCGGGTGCAGGAGCAGGTAATGCAGGACCACAAATGCCGAACAAAAAACGATCTCCTGGTCCAAACTTTTCGCTGGCGTCTCAG GATGTAATGGTTGTTGGTGAACCATCGCTGATGGGTGGAGAGTTTGGAGATGAAGACGAGCGACTTATTACACGTTTGGAAAATACGCAGTACGACGCAGCCAACTCACTGGACCACGATGGTCACAATACTTTTGGAGGTCATAACGAAAGCTCTATGACTGGTGGAGCGAACTCATGGCAAGTTGATCGCGGGGGTGGTCCTTCTAATAACTCTGGTTCAACTAGTCAggatgcagaaaaaaaaagtccttcCGTTTCACAATGA